One genomic region from Spirulina subsalsa PCC 9445 encodes:
- a CDS encoding bifunctional nuclease family protein, which yields MIEMKVAGIALDAVTRSPIVLLKDGSDRRALPIYIGQEQAKSIMGALENQRPPRPLTHDLLSNILDVWEMSLSKVVIHSLQDNTFYAVLCLTKGEETREVDCRPSDAIALALRTGSPIWVMEEVIADASIPVDRDADEEEREAFRNFIANLRPEDFIERDRHQSSES from the coding sequence ATGATTGAAATGAAAGTTGCTGGCATTGCTTTAGATGCTGTTACCCGTAGTCCGATTGTGTTGCTCAAGGACGGTTCTGATCGGCGTGCTTTGCCTATTTATATTGGACAGGAACAGGCTAAGTCGATTATGGGTGCGCTGGAAAACCAACGACCACCTCGCCCTTTAACTCATGATCTGTTAAGCAATATTCTGGATGTTTGGGAGATGTCCCTTTCTAAAGTGGTGATTCACTCCCTACAAGATAATACGTTCTATGCGGTGTTGTGTCTGACGAAGGGGGAGGAAACGAGAGAGGTAGATTGCCGTCCCAGTGATGCGATCGCCTTAGCCCTCCGCACGGGCAGTCCGATCTGGGTGATGGAGGAAGTCATTGCCGATGCTTCTATCCCGGTGGATCGGGATGCGGATGAGGAAGAACGGGAAGCCTTTCGGAATTTTATCGCCAATTTACGACCGGAGGATTTTATTGAGCGCGATCGCCATCAAAGTAGTGAATCCTAA
- a CDS encoding acyl-CoA dehydrogenase family protein: protein MVEFITSSSPVLAILETALTEIASTPEELEQDASALSGAIQILGRHNLLALRVPQRYGGRELGDLDWFCYQEAIAKYSGTLAFVQTQQQTAAAFLAGGENNPLKQQHLAQISQGHLALGVGFAHLRRETPPLKAIPTQSGYLLTGQIPWLTGVNIFTQAIIAATLPDTTILLTIIPLQTTTQTTGGSLTLSPPLNLAAMSGSHTVQADLQQWFVPHNQVISHKPANWLTQKDQQGILNPTPLILGCAQAGLAILEQARHKQDSPTLHHTLQKLTHNVLECRQTIREAQQCAHYPLEEKYNLRARAIHLATRCAHAAVIVSRGTANLSTHPAQRIYREALVFTVTGQTTAILDATLRQLIS from the coding sequence ATGGTCGAGTTTATTACATCCTCCTCTCCCGTCCTTGCTATCCTAGAAACTGCTCTCACTGAGATTGCTAGCACCCCCGAAGAACTAGAACAAGATGCCTCCGCCCTGAGCGGGGCCATTCAAATCCTAGGGCGACATAATTTATTGGCCTTACGAGTTCCCCAACGCTACGGGGGGCGGGAATTGGGGGATTTGGATTGGTTTTGTTATCAAGAGGCGATCGCAAAGTATTCCGGAACCCTCGCCTTTGTGCAAACCCAACAACAAACCGCCGCCGCCTTCCTAGCCGGAGGAGAAAATAACCCCTTAAAACAACAACATTTAGCCCAAATCAGCCAAGGGCATCTAGCACTAGGCGTAGGGTTTGCCCACTTACGCCGAGAAACCCCCCCCTTAAAAGCCATACCCACCCAAAGCGGTTATCTCCTCACCGGACAGATTCCTTGGCTAACCGGAGTCAACATTTTCACCCAGGCCATCATTGCCGCCACCCTCCCCGACACCACCATCCTCCTCACCATCATCCCCCTGCAAACCACCACCCAAACCACCGGAGGCTCTCTTACCCTCTCCCCTCCCTTAAACCTCGCCGCCATGTCCGGAAGCCACACCGTCCAAGCCGATTTACAGCAGTGGTTCGTCCCCCATAACCAAGTCATTAGTCATAAACCCGCCAACTGGTTAACTCAAAAAGACCAACAAGGCATTCTCAACCCCACCCCCTTAATTTTAGGCTGTGCGCAAGCCGGATTAGCCATCCTTGAACAAGCCCGGCACAAACAAGACTCCCCCACCCTACATCACACCCTACAAAAACTAACTCACAACGTCCTAGAGTGTCGCCAAACCATCCGAGAAGCCCAACAATGCGCCCATTATCCCCTCGAAGAGAAGTATAACCTCCGCGCCCGTGCCATCCACCTAGCCACCCGTTGCGCTCATGCAGCAGTGATTGTCTCCAGAGGAACAGCCAATCTCTCCACCCATCCCGCCCAAAGGATTTATCGGGAAGCCCTAGTCTTCACCGTAACCGGACAAACAACAGCCATTTTAGACGCAACCTTACGCCAACTGATTAGCTGA
- a CDS encoding Uma2 family endonuclease, translating to MTISLDCEIFYPDSDGQPMADNTLQFRWIVLIKENLDLLFADQPDVFVAGDLLWYPVEGHPEIRVAPDALVAFGRPKGERGSYKQWEEGNIAPQVVFEILSPGNRSGEMSKKQQFYDDYGVEEYYIYNPDRNNLQGFCRTEAGLRGIEEIQNWTSPRLGIRFVVTATTLELYRPDGRGFLSFLELEQRAEQADQRAELERQRAEQADRRAEQADQRAELERQQAELERQRAEQADQRAEQADQRAERLAAQLRALGIDPES from the coding sequence ATGACCATTTCCTTGGATTGTGAGATTTTCTATCCCGACAGTGACGGTCAGCCTATGGCAGACAATACCCTACAATTTCGCTGGATTGTACTGATTAAAGAAAACTTAGACCTGCTCTTTGCTGACCAGCCCGATGTTTTTGTAGCCGGAGATTTACTCTGGTATCCCGTAGAAGGACACCCAGAAATCCGAGTCGCTCCCGATGCTCTCGTAGCATTTGGTCGCCCTAAAGGAGAGCGAGGGTCTTATAAACAGTGGGAAGAAGGGAATATTGCCCCGCAAGTGGTCTTTGAAATTCTCTCCCCCGGCAATCGTTCAGGGGAAATGAGCAAAAAGCAGCAATTCTATGATGATTATGGGGTAGAGGAATATTATATCTACAACCCAGACCGGAACAATTTACAAGGATTTTGTCGTACAGAGGCAGGATTGAGAGGGATTGAAGAAATCCAAAACTGGACAAGTCCCCGTCTAGGGATTCGGTTTGTTGTAACGGCGACCACATTGGAACTGTATCGTCCCGATGGGCGAGGATTCCTGAGCTTTTTGGAGTTGGAACAACGAGCGGAACAAGCTGACCAGAGGGCTGAACTGGAACGCCAACGGGCGGAACAAGCTGACCGAAGAGCCGAACAAGCTGACCAGAGGGCTGAACTGGAACGCCAACAAGCTGAACTCGAACGCCAACGAGCCGAACAAGCTGACCAGCGTGCCGAACAAGCTGACCAACGAGCCGAGCGATTAGCGGCACAACTGAGAGCGTTAGGCATTGACCCTGAAAGCTAA
- a CDS encoding DevA family ABC transporter ATP-binding protein translates to MKPIIEIHNLDFFFGQGALKKQILFNIHLILYSGEIVIMKGPSGSGKTTLLTLMGGLRSPHSGSLKVLGQELVGANRRQMVKIRRNIGYIFQAHNLLNSLTARQNVQMSIELHPYSEKEAKQRSIEILKAVGLEDHVNYYPAQLSGGQKQRVAIARALVSHPKLVLADEPTASLDSKSGRDVVELMQKLAQEQGCSILLVTHDDRILDVADRIVEMEDGHLTEQVLITPTPKISVTNHQTYLSTGG, encoded by the coding sequence ATGAAGCCCATTATAGAAATCCACAATCTAGATTTTTTCTTTGGTCAGGGCGCACTGAAAAAACAAATTCTGTTTAATATTCACTTAATCCTCTATTCCGGGGAAATCGTGATTATGAAAGGTCCCTCAGGTTCTGGAAAAACCACATTACTCACCTTAATGGGAGGATTGCGATCGCCCCATAGTGGAAGTCTGAAAGTCCTTGGTCAAGAATTAGTCGGCGCAAACCGCCGCCAGATGGTGAAAATTCGCCGCAACATCGGCTATATTTTTCAAGCCCATAACCTGCTGAATTCCCTCACCGCCCGCCAAAACGTCCAGATGTCCATTGAACTCCATCCCTACAGCGAAAAAGAAGCCAAACAGCGTTCCATTGAGATTTTAAAAGCCGTCGGATTAGAAGATCATGTTAACTACTATCCTGCCCAACTTTCAGGAGGTCAAAAACAACGAGTCGCCATTGCTCGTGCTTTAGTCAGCCACCCCAAATTAGTCCTAGCCGACGAACCCACCGCCTCCCTCGATAGTAAATCCGGCCGAGATGTAGTCGAATTAATGCAGAAACTAGCGCAAGAACAAGGCTGTAGCATTCTGCTTGTCACCCACGATGACCGGATTTTGGACGTAGCCGATCGTATTGTGGAAATGGAAGACGGACACCTCACAGAACAAGTATTGATCACACCAACTCCTAAAATATCCGTGACCAATCATCAAACATACTTATCCACTGGGGGTTAG